Proteins encoded in a region of the Quercus lobata isolate SW786 chromosome 8, ValleyOak3.0 Primary Assembly, whole genome shotgun sequence genome:
- the LOC115957937 gene encoding L-type lectin-domain containing receptor kinase S.4-like yields MAAQLLIFTFWAVFLLLLHQVKPDLDKGGELSDGFTDGFAAPRRNNMSLSGFAAIDNSGLLCLTNQTSQAVGHAFYKNPIQFKNLSSGKVMSFSTSFAFAIIDEHGKRGGDGLAFTISPTSDLSGGVSGPYLGLFNPTNNGNISNNLFAVEFDTVLDPQFGDIDSNHVGIDFNGVVSKKSIGVVQFMGSNTNKAVLNLQSGKVIQAWIQYDASINLLEIKVSTQSAQPRSVLLNYTVDLSTILLDSMYVGFSASTGSTASSHYILGWSFVVNNGESKNLYLDKLPNLPSVPKKNHTGIIVGVSVSGALVVILVIGLAFYCFRKIQKADGVEAWELDIGPHRYSYKELEKATNGFGDKEILGFGGFGRVYKGTLPNSDTQIAVKRVSHDSKQGLQEFVSEVASIGRLRHRNLVQLLGWCRRQADLLLVYEFMPNGSLDKYLFEEPKAILSWEQRFNIIKGVASGLLYLHEEWEQTVVHRDIKAGNVLLDSEFNGRLSDFGLAKLYEHGSNPSTTRVVGTLGYLAPELTRTGKPTTSSDVFAFGALMLEVVCGKRPINSKGLPEGLMLVDWVWEKWRVGAALEVVDTKLEGMFDEVEAVLVLKLALFCSNDIVEARPTMKHVVRYLEGDLVLPEEVAAPNAHYSTKGARGFEDFYFQSFPTTSSCFEKGSTWSSVGNDEDADIQAAFTSPLPLSNKDNGR; encoded by the coding sequence ATGGCAGCTCAACTACTCATCTTTACCTTCTGGGctgtctttcttcttctcctacACCAAGTAAAGCCTGACCTTGACAAAGGTGGAGAACTATCGGATGGCTTCACTGACGGGTTCGCCGCACCTCGACGCAACAACATGAGCTTAAGCGGCTTTGCAGCGATCGACAACAGTGGCTTACTTTGTCTCACAAACCAAACGAGTCAAGCTGTTGGGCACGCGTTTTACAAAAACCCGATCCAGTTCAAGAACTTGTCCAGTGGCAAAGTCATGTCCTTTTCGACCTCGTTCGCTTTTGCTATAATCGATGAGCATGGAAAACGAGGTGGAGATGGCCTCGCTTTCACAATATCTCCAACAAGTGATCTTTCTGGGGGAGTTTCTGGGCCTTATCTGGGGTTATTCAACCCCACCAACAATGGGAACATCTCGAACAACTTGTTTGCGGTCGAATTCGACACTGTCTTGGACCCTCAGTTTGGTGATATCGATAGTAATCATGTTGGCATCGACTTCAATGGCGTGGTCTCGAAGAAATCTATTGGGGTCGTGCAATTCATGGGTAGTAATACGAACAAGGCAGTCCTTAATCTGCAGAGTGGTAAGGTAATTCAAGCATGGATCCAATATGATGCTTCAATAAATCTATTAGAAATAAAGGTTTCGACTCAGTCTGCTCAACCCAGGTCTGTACTTTTAAACTATACTGTAGACCTTTCGACAATTCTTCTTGATTCCATGTACGTTGGGTTTTCTGCTTCAACTGGTTCAACTGCCAGCTCACACTATATCTTAGGCTGGAGCTTTGTTGTCAATAATGGAGAATCTAAAAATCTCTATTTAGATAAACTGCCTAATCTCCCATCTGTGCCTAAAAAGAACCACACAGGCATAATTGTTGGTGTCTCAGTCTCTGGAGCTTTGGTTGTGATTTTGGTCATTGGTTTGGCTTTTTACTGCTTCCGAAAAATCCAGAAGGCTGATGGGGTTGAAGCCTGGGAGCTTGATATTGGACCACATAGATATTCTTACAAGGAGCTGGAAAAGGCAACAAATGGTTTTGGAGATAAAGAGATACTTGGGTTTGGTGGATTTGGTCGAGTTTATAAAGGAACTCTGCCAAATTCAGACACCCAAATTGCTGTAAAGCGTGTTTCCCATGATTCAAAACAGGGTTTGCAAGAATTTGTGTCCGAGGTTGCTAGTATTGGTCGACTTCGTCATCGAAATCTGGTTCAATTATTGGGTTGGTGTCGTCGACAAGCTGATCTATTACTTGTGTATGAATTCATGCCTAATGGAAGCTTGGACAAGTACCTATTTGAAGAGCCTAAAGCAATTCTGAGCTGGGAGCAAAGGTTCAACATCATCAAAGGGGTTGCTTCGGGGCTTTTATATTTACATGAGGAGTGGGAACAAACTGTGGTTCATAGAGACATCAAAGCAGGCAATGTGTTATTGGATTCTGAGTTTAATGGAAGGCTGAGTGATTTTGGTCTTGCTAAGCTATATGAGCATGGCTCAAACCCAAGTACCACAAGGGTGGTTGGTACTTTGGGTTATTTAGCACCTGAGCTCACACGCACGGGCAAGCCTACAACAAGCTCAGATGTGTTTGCCTTTGGTGCTTTGATGCTAGAAGTGGTGTGTGGTAAAAGACCCATTAACTCTAAAGGATTGCCTGAGGGGCTCATGTTGGTGGATTGGGTGTGGGAAAAGTGGAGAGTTGGAGCTGCTCTTGAAGTTGTGGACACAAAATTGGAGGGTATGTTTGATGAAGTTGAAGCTGTTTTAGTGCTCAAACTGGCTTTATTTTGTTCAAATGATATAGTGGAGGCACGCCCCACAATGAAGCATGTGGTGAGGTACTTAGAGGGAGATTTAGTGTTGCCTGAGGAAGTGGCAGCCCCAAATGCACATTACAGTACAAAGGGTGCCCGAGGGTTTGAGGATTTCTACTTTCAATCGTTTCCTACTACATCTTCATGTTTTGAGAAGGGAAGTACTTGGTCTTCAGTTGGGAATGATGAAGATGCTGATATTCAAGCAGCTTTTACTTCACCTCTTCCCCTTTCAAACAAAGACAATGGGAGGTAG